The Priestia megaterium NBRC 15308 = ATCC 14581 region TAATTTGAATAAGAAGAACTCTGGCTCAGGTCCAAGGTTAAAGTCAGTAAATCCTAACTCTTCCATCTCTTTTAACACACGTTTTAAGTTATTACGTGGATCGCCATCAAACGGAGTTCTATCTGCATTGTAGATGTCACAAATAAAACGTGCTACTTTACCTTTTTCAGATGTCCAAGGGAAAATAACAAATGTATCAATGTCCGGGAATAGGTACATATCTGATTCTTCAATACGTACAAACCCTTCAATAGAAGAACCGTCAAACATCATTTTGTTGTCTAACGCTTTTTCTAGTTGACTTACTGGAATTTCAACGTTTTTAATTGTTCCTAAAATGTCAGTGAACTGAAGACGAATATACTTTACATTCTCTTCTTGAACTTTGCGGAAAATATCTTCTTTTGTGTACTTTGCCATCGTGTGATCCTCCCCTAAATCTCTATATAATATTTATAATCTATACCACTCATATACGAACGGCATAAATATTGATAACTTTATTAATGAAAGAACCTGGACATATCTCCTTGATTTAAAGTTGCTCGATTAAAACGGCCTGCTTGCATAAGTTCTGCACGAAGCATTTTTCGCAATTCATCGTCCGTTAATTCTGGCTTTGCTGTTGCTGCCACAACTTTTTCTTCTTGCTTATGCCCTTTTTGCTCCTTTTGAAGATGAAACAGCTGTTTTACACCTGCTAAGTTCACACCTTGTTCAATAAGATCACGGATTTCAAGTAGCTTATCAACATCGTTAAATGAGAATAATCGTCGATTTCCCTCTGTTCTTACTGGTGCAACTAATTCATGTTCTTCATAGTAGCGAATTTGGCGAGCCGACAACTCAGTTAACTGCATCACAATTCCAATTGGGAAAAGTGGCGTATTTCTTCGAATGTTGTCACTCATTTCAGTTCCTCCTTTGGATTAACTATTTACATTGTATGCTATGTTAGTTCACCTGTCAACCGAATGTTAGTAATTCTAACATAAATTTTTCTGAACATTTCTTCTATACAAATAAATAGCGCTTCGTTTATTTTTATAAGCCTATCTTTTCTTTCTTAGCGGGGAGAAAATAGTCTTTCTATCTTATATTTTATAAAAGTTCTTTCGTCAGCATTTGATCTACTGCCATGCATATTGCTACTTTTACGTGAGCATACGTTAACCCGCCCTGCACGTAAGCAACATAAGGAGGCCTGATAGGTCCATCTGCCGTCAGCTCAAGGCTTGCTCCTTGTATAAACGTTCCAGCTGCCATAATCACATCATCTTCGTACCCTGGCATATAAGCAGGATAGGCCGTTACGTGTGAATTAATTGGCGAAGCAAATTGAATAGCCTGACAAAAAGAAACCATCTTATCACGGTCATCGAACTGCACGGATTGAATTAAATCCGTTCGTTCACTGTTCCACTTCGGTTCACTTTGCATCCCTAGCTCTTCGAACATAGCGGATGAGAAAACCGCTCCTTTTAATGCTTGACCGACTACGTGCGGAGCCAAAAAGAAACCTTGATACATTTCTTGCAAGCTATACAGCGTCGCTCCAGCTTCTGCACCGATTCCAGGAGTTGTCATTCGGTATGAACAAGCTTCCACTAGGTCTTTTCGTCCTGCAATATAGCCGCCGATTTTAGCAAGACCTCCACCAGGGTTCTTAATGAGCGACCCCGCCATCAAATCTGCTCCTACATGCGTTGGCTCGATTGTTTCTA contains the following coding sequences:
- a CDS encoding MerR family transcriptional regulator, with the translated sequence MSDNIRRNTPLFPIGIVMQLTELSARQIRYYEEHELVAPVRTEGNRRLFSFNDVDKLLEIRDLIEQGVNLAGVKQLFHLQKEQKGHKQEEKVVAATAKPELTDDELRKMLRAELMQAGRFNRATLNQGDMSRFFH